AAAAACATGATGGGGAAGTGCCGGCAGACGATGCTTGGATTGGTAAGTACGCCGGCATCGTTAGATTATCGCAGCATGTTTTTTGTGTGCCCTCTCCTTGGCAGGCCCGCTGCAGTCTGAATGATGCAATCATTCCTCGATTGCCTGAGCGAAACGTCAGGATCTTTTTTGTAGCATTGGAAAGTAATCACGTTCAAGGAAACAACAGTTGAGTTGATACATATTTTCGACGAATCTTTCTGCGTCGATGATGGGCCCTGCAATGGCCTTATCCAAGCGTCGCATTGCTGCTAGTCATGATGGGCTTTCTGAGTTTACGGTTAAATTCAAAGTAAATCACTTGATTCATCCACAGCCCCGTCGCCGTGGGGCTGCGCCGGTGTCGGACCCCGCTACACCAGTCATTCAAATCGCGACGATGCAGAGAACGAGAGGTTGGCTCACCTTAAGCCATGGGATGAGCCGCTGTCATTCTATGGGAAAACACGATAAAGCACGGCCACGAAGGAAGACAGGGTACTTTCAATTTACAGAACCCCGTATCATAGACACTCAGTAGTCATGAAGCCTTGCGTTTTCTGACATCACACTTGATTCGAAATGCGACAACATGATGGAATATGTTAAACACGCTCGATGAGCTAAGGTACTGTTACTACTCTATAAATGGCAAATCCCGGATCCAACCTCTCCGCGAGGCTAGTTTTCAGGCAAGCACTCCAGGAGCAGAGCCTTGTCCCTCTGCAATGCCTCTTCAATTGAACCCAGAGGCATGCCGAACATTTCCCCGACATCCTTTGAAGACTCAATACCCCAGCCGAGATCCTTCACATTGGACATCTGATGGAACTTCTGGCCAAACACGCTGATCCCCAGCTTTTCCAGCTCCTCGGGAGTTCGCTTGGTCACTCCCACCTTTCTGCCGCTGACCTTGACGAGAATGTCACGCACTTCCTCCATGGTGAGAAGTTCATTTCCCATATTGATCTCTTGGCCATTGAACTTGGTCGGGTCCTGCAGAGCTGCTGCGGCGTACTTTCCAACGTCGTTGGCGTCCGTGTAAGGCACACGAGCACCGTTGAGAAGAACGTCGTCAATTTCTCCATGAGTAGGGAGCCGAGGAAAGTTGCCGTAAGCACCCGGCACAAAGAAGTCGAAATGGAGGACAGCCGGACGGAGAATGGTATACGACGTGAATCCTCCGGCCCGCACGATTTCCTCGACTTCTGCCTTGGAGGAGAAGTACTGGTGTAGCTGGAGCTCCTTGATGATATCATCATCCCAGAAGGCTCTGTTCCCTGTGCCGTGGGTCGTAGCTGCGACCACAGTTTCGATGCCGGCTTTCTGGCATGCTTCGACGATGGTCTTAGCCTGCAAGGCCTCCAGACCCGGGTATGGAACCGTGTTGAGGAATGCTCCTTTGCAGCCTTGGGCCGCTTGAAGAACATCTTCCAAGTTCTTGCTTTCTCCTTGGAAGAGGGTGATGCTGGGATGTTGAAGGCTGGGGTGGACTTTCTGAAGGTCGCGAACCATTGCGTGGATCTTGGCACCCGCTTGGAGAAGATGGGAGATGACCGAGCGGCTCTGCTGGCCAGTTGCTTGGGTGATGAGATAGGTAGTCATGTTGACTGTGTCTTATAGATGGTTGGTGTGATTTGAAGGTATTGGAAGAGCAGAAAAGTGATGCTGTGGATGACTCTGAGATGAATTTCTGTTCAACATTGTGAGGTCGAAAGCGATCATTTATATCCAGGTCAAAGCCTTCTTGCACCGATTCTGTAGCAACGAAACGTCGCTTCTCTTGATTCATAATACTCAGCGACTTGCGCATACTGAGGATTTGCTGGCGCCCAATCGTGGCGTTTGTCGCAAGAGGTGACGGGTGAAAGTGAAGTCCGAAGTCAGCAAACCGCCCAAAACGGACAAGCGGCGAGATGCACAAAGCTCTTAGCCTCGATAAAAGTTGCTTCCTGTGGGGTAAGTGATAGATGGGAAGGATTTGGGGATCCTTTCGTAATGCATCTTTAAGAGGCTTAGAGGATAGCTTACAAATGGCTAGTCTTACTTGCCAGCATGCGACTACATAAATGTCAGCGACCCAGCGACAGCAACTTTCTCCGAGCCTAAGCTTCTGGGATTCTCGTGACACATTGAAAACTGCGACATCTACCGATTCGACCCGACAACGGTGGCCACTGAAGTCTGGTCTCACCAGAAGATGCCCGCCCACCTGTTGCCGCAATGAAGACACGAAAGTGCTGCTGGACGTGCACAGGTCAGTAACGCGTGCAGATATCTGGATTGGGCTTTACTTACGACGCGTCTTCAGCTCGTAAGATCCAATGCGACGGGGCTCTGTCAACCTGCATGAAGTGTGACAGATCCCAGCGAAAATGTGAAGGATACGAGCTTCGATTGTCGTGGCCGAGGGAAGGCGACAACAAACGAGCGCTGAAGGGTATTGAAGCACCAGCAGTGACGGCCATTGAACGGTCGAACCCAAGTGTCGTCAATCCCTTTTTCGTGAATGCAACTTCGCATCACATGGAATTGTATGGCTACTCGGCCCTGCAGAGCCATGGATGTCATACAACGCCATTGTTTCCAAGGCTCCTGAGGCAGCCCCAAATTGGAGTCGGTTCATGTTCCATGAACGCAGATCTTTTCCATCACTGTAAGCCTAGAAACACCTAATACCCAACCCTGATCTTTATGGTTGATAATCATTCTAGTTCAAAACTTTGCCTACAGGTCATTGGTCACATTTGGTCAGAATACCTGGAAAATTCGAAACGCGCTTATGAGCATGGCTTTAACCAAAGATTCAAATTCCGGGCTTGCTCTTCTCAATTCGTTACTTTCTTATGCTTCACTACACCGCCATGGGCTCAATGAACAAGCGTTGAAGCTAAAGATACAGGCAATTCACTATCTATCAACCTCAGTGACCAGCGAGGCCTTGATCTTGGGGAGAGCGGCTCAGCACGTGGCTGCGTCTATGGTTCTTGGAGCTTTTGAGGTAAGTGGCAGCTCCGTCGCCATCATACCGCCTCTTTGCTCAATTGATTTCTATTGTATAGATAATGCAACCTTCGGAAGGCTCGGGCGAGTGGCTTTTGCACACATGGGGGGCTGTTGACATGATTCATGCCACTCGACTACAGGACGAACCGCATGACAGTGACGTTGGTCAATTGTTGAGCTGGGCTTACTATCATGAGACCCAATCTCGGTTCGCTTTGCACCATTGGCGCCACAAGTCTTTTATTCCTACGAAATCAGTCAAGCAGAATGAAGTACTTCAAAATCCCCAGTATCCCCCTTTAACGAGATATAGACCCGTAAGTTCATTCTCTCATGACCATCCATTGCTTCCCCCCTGATAGCCCTGGCAGAATATACCGCCCGTGAATCCGACTTATGCGATTCTCAATCTGCTTTCCGAGGTTTGCGACACGCTAGTAGATCCTCGAGATCCTCGAAGTCAGGACGAAAGTTACCAGAATCAGCTCAAGGACCTTGGCGGAAGGGTCCGAGACATCTCTGTCAAACCAGCCATCCCATCGGCTTCAGATCCGGAGGCCGCCTTCGCTATCGAACTGTACCAGATGGCGACTCAGATCTATCTTGTACGAGCCTCGCAAAGCCCATGGGAACCTCCTGCGGACCTTGATGCTCTGGTGGAGGCGGCTTTCGCGGGACCTGTTCAGTCATGCACCTGCGAGCACTTCTTTCCCCTACTGATTCTTGCTTGCGAGGCACAACGTGACGAACAGAGGATCGGCATCATCAATCTGATCGAAAGAACCCAAAGAGATGTTCGAATACGAAGCATACAAGCAGTCAAGAATACCATACAGTCCATTTGGGTGCAGCAAGATCTGCACAAGGATGACGATGTGTTGGTGGACTATCTTGGCACCTTGAGTTCGGCGATCAGCTCCAGCAATACAGTACCATCATTCGCATAGATTGCATAACGCAATTGAGCAATAGTAATGGCAGCGAACTCACCAGAGTCAACACAGCGAATGTAATAGAATCGTCGTCCCGGAGTCTTCGATCACAGCCGCACAACAATTATTGTTCATGAGACCCTCTCAGGAGCAGTAACAAACGATGCGATTGTCTAGCATTATTGTTACAAACCTGCTTTTAAGTCTATACCACGCTGAGTCTGAAAAGGGATAGACGTTGACAAGGAGCAGAAGAGGCAACGTTCGCCCATGACTGAGAGTGGGAGGGAAGTCTTACTTTTAAGCATAACCTAATTCCTCGCTATGCGTAAGGATAAGGTTTCTGCCCGTCGCGTTTATCATCATTCTGGGTCCGAGATTTTTAAGCAGTCAAATTGCTTTGGTTCTGTTCGACGGAGTTGGGGTGCTTTTCTCGGTCCGTCTGCGCTTAAAAAAAACATTTTGCTTCCGATTCACTGTAAGCCTTCTAGAAGTCCGGAACCAAAATACATCCGGTCTGCTTCACGGCTCGAATAACGCCACGATTGTTTGCGGAACATCAATAATCTCGATACCAAGGTTATGACTCGGAACCTTTATTTCCAACTACATATGAGAGCTGTTGTTCGCACTTTCTTCTGGGCTACTTGGCTGTACACCATAGAATAACAAGACGATATCTCTCAACCACAACCAATTCCACTCGATTAAGACTGCTGGGTATCACCTCTATTTCTGTCTCAACTATTCAACGCAAAAATGCCCTCTCTGACCCGTATTGCTCACATTGGCGTAAGTCCTGTAAGATCCAAATGTTTAATCAGCTGCTCACATATACTAGGCTGCTGGCTCCCTAGGCACGGCTGTTCTCAAAGAGCTCGTCGACGCCGGTCTCGAGGTTACTGTGCTCTCCCGCACCACAGGAAAGCTCCCCACGGAACTCTCATCGAAAGTCAAAGAAGTTGCCGTCGACTTCTCATCAAAGACCGCCATTGCGGACGCGCTCAAGGGCCAAGAAGCCGTCGTCAGCACCATTGGATCAGCTGGACTCTCTCTGCAGGAGACGGTGATCGAGGCCGCCATCGACGCGGGCGTCACCCGCTTCATTCCTTCAGAGTTCGGCAGTGACCTGCAGAATCCTCTTGCTCGTGCACTGCCGGTATTCGCCGACAAGGTCAAGATTGAGGACCTCCTGGAGAAGCGGGCGGCAGAGACGGGCCTGTCGTACACATTCATCTACAACAACCTCTTCCTCGACTGGGGTCTGAACGTTGGCTTCATTGCCGACGTGGCCGGCAAGAAGGCCACCATTTACAACGGAGGCTCATTTCCCATCAGTGTGACGAGGCTTTCGACCGTCGGAAAGGCTGTTGTTGGCGTACTGAGAAACTCTGACGCGACAAAGAACCAGACGGTTCGCATCCACGACGGAAAGCTGACGAAGCGCGAGATTGTGGAGGCCGCGCAGGGTGTGACGGGCGCCGATGGCTGGGCAATTTCGGAGGAGAACACGGCGGACGTGCAGGCGAAGTCAGACAAGGCTCTCTCTGAGGGCGTCTTTGACGAGTGGGTTTGGCTGGGATACATTATTCGCGCCTCGCAGACTGAGGAGGCGAAGCCCGGCTACGAAAGCGTGCAGAACGGCCTATTGGGCCTGAAGGAGCACTCGCCCGAGGAGATGAAGGCTTTGGTCCAGGAGATTGCTAAGTCTATTGTATCTGCTTGATCGTCTTGGTAGCTATTATTTGTTTTGTGATTTCCTTCCTGCCTAGTCGAGGATATCTAGCTTGAGAAGCTAGAAGCACTCAAATTTGTGATGATAATGATCCAGCTATCCTTTTTAGAAAGAATGATAGAGGTATGTCACTGAGGGAGGCGCATATAGTGACTTTCGGGAGTTGATTAAATCAGATAGACGGATACATTCAGCTCATAGATATGATTTCATCCAATATCTTCATCCTTGAGTCTCCAGTCGTAGTCTAGATCAGTATGATTGAGCGCGCTTGTGAATGACTGACCTCTGAAATTGATGACGATCATGCCTCTCTAGAAGAATCATTGATGATGGAGCAAATGCTTCCATTTATTCAGTAATCCCCGAGACAGAGGTGTGTGATATCCTCGATGCAGAATCTTCCAGCATTGCATTCCTTGCCCAAACCTCATGGAAGAACGCGTGAACAGAAAGTGCCAACGAAGTGTCCCCGACTAGTATTAGGGATGTCTTCGTTGCTGGTTAACTTCATGTTCTTATCCAAAGCCCCAAGACAGAAAGCAACATTACAGGATAGGCGTACCATAATTCAGGTTGTTTACAGAGGCAGACCTGTTCTGGGCTCAGATTCCCTACCCTGTCCGCGACATGTTGCGAGCCTTGATCATTCCTGACTGGGATATCAGTCAACGTCGCCACACGCACATCGATGGCGCTGATGCAGGTCGCCACATCGCTATCAGGCGGCATGTGGCAACTCTTCACTGCAACTTTAGCCCTCCCAAGGGCTTCTCACTCAATCGTTGAGGCCAAATGATTTCACTGCAACTTTTTGACCCCCAAAGAGGGGATCACAGCGGTTGAGAAGCTTTACATAGAGGGCCTAGCAGCATTGGCAACACTAGTGGTGCCAATGTTGAAGTTCACTGCATCTTTACCCCGTCCCAGGTCGCACTTCAGGAACTACAAAGCTGAGAACGTGGATCTGACACAGCCAGTTGCACAGAGAACAAGCTAATTGTGCCCTGAGCACCTAGCTAACATCGTGACTCGGAACACTCCAACACGTCTTGATGTTCACTTGGGTATGATGTCTGACTCAGAGACAGGCTGATATATGTAGCAATAATTTCCAAAAGAATTCAAAGTCTTCATGGGTTAATTTGGCCGTACCGTCGGACTTTCGAGTCGAGTCTCAAGGCCCACTCGTTACAAAGACGCCCTTGCTACGAACGACTCATGGTGTTACTAGCTTCAGAAGTTTTCTCAAAGTCAATTTCAAGCTCTGTATgcaattaagtaagtagctcAGCCTTTGTATGGTGCTGCGGCTCTTCCCACAGGTCGCAGTCCCGTACGCGGCATGGACAGTGCACTTTCGACTCATGAACCTTTTTTTGCGATCCCAATTCGCACTCTAAGCCCCTACGAATGAACGGCAACTCAATTCCTTCCGATGAAATTGCTTTGACTTCTGGCCAAGGCGGCAACAGCCGAGTAGGGTGAATCAAGGTATGGTCGGCCCATCGGAGACTTTCCACATGGTCCCTAATCCCTGGAACTGCAGTACTCTATGTAAGTCTCGTACCAATAGAGAATGGACGAACACGAAAATTCAGTCCCTCAGGTGTTGCACCAATTACATCGAATAACACACGTCAAACCGTATGGGAGACGAATCCTCTGGTGCTTGTACACCAATCGGGAAAAGGCGGCCAAACCTGGCCGGAACGCCCGTGTTAGTGTTACTGGAATGATGAGATCCGTACGCGTACATGAGCATCTGCAACGATAGTCAAAAGCTTATTACCATCGTCCTGTCAAACATCGTGGCTCTGCTCTCTGGGGTTCTTCTCATCGGAGTTCTAACACCGGATAGCGTGATGAACGTGCACAATTTAGCTGCTGGACGTGGTATTAAGCAGATAAAAAATTGTCATGTCTCGTGCATTGCCTTGAACCTTAAATAAGCACGCTCTTCCGACTTTCCGAGAATCAAGCTTCCAGAAGACTTTTGTTAGGTCGTCGAGTCAATTTCTTAGCCGGCAAACCCTTGCAGTTTGACTCGAGTCTGGATCTATCATCCGAGCTTCCCAAGCGGCCTGGGATGAGATGACAATTCCAAATGATGAACGCAGTCGGGCGTACGAGCGAAAGGGCAACGATGCATCTCGGGATTTGAATAAATtgagtatatataaaagtctCATCTGACTGGACCTTCTCACGATGGAAGGTGATACTCGCTTGTTAAGTCCATCTCTCAAGTCCATTCCATAAGTCATTCCCTCAAGTCTATCTTTGAAGCCAACCTCTTGCGGTTTGAAATTATAACATTCCCTCAACAATGAAGTGCACCTACATCCTCCCGCTCATCGCCGCCACCCTAGTCGCCTCTTCAGTCCTATCAAGCAGAGACCTGAGTACGTAAATCTAGACTTTTCCTCACCTGTACCCACAAACTCACCAGCTTCTCCAGCCGAAAGACAAGCAAAAAAGTGCAAAACCTTCCAAATCTTCAGAGACCCGGACGCCATCACCGGCGGCAGCCCCAATTTCGTAGGCACACCGCAATGCTGCTGCCAAAACGAGCAGTGCCACGTCATCGACCGGGTCAACGGCATCAACACCTCGGCGAACTTGAACGATTTCCTCGCGGGCACTTTCACTATAGAGGATGCTCGTGGTCAAGCTAAGGGGACGCCTGGATCGAATGATATCCGGGGGGCTACGTATACTGTTGGAGCGCAGGGTGGCTGTAGCAAGTGAGACGGGATGCGATGGCTGTGGAGAAGTTCACGGCGTGGGGTTTATTTAGAACACCGATGACGAGATGATAGTTGTAGAGAGCCTTTCGAGCGAATGAGTGAGGATAGACTCCGTAGGGTCACATGCCAAGGTCAATAAACCAGATCTGGTGTCAGGACAGTTCCTGACGCATTCACTGCATTTTTGGCCGCTCCAGAAGGTCTCGCTACCGTCCAACAGATCGACCTGATAGGAGTCTTCAAGCCACAAAGGGCCATCTAGGGTTGCAACTTGATAGCCTCTTAAAGGCATCTCAATTCTGCCTTGACAAGACCTCGCCTTCTCATAGGAGGACATGTGCATATGTAGGCATCGCCTCACTAATTCCACCATATCTTATGAAGAAACCGTCCcgagtaagtaataatactctcGAAAAGATAACAGGCTTCTCAAGGGTGGTTGAGCGTTATGTTCGAATCGACTTGGCTCTCAACAAGTAATTACGGCTGACTTCAACACTCTCTCAGCCTTCAAGAGATCTACTAAATGTCCTCGTGCTCCAGTTCTACCTAGGAGGTAACCCTGAATCGACTGTGGCATAGAATATGCAACCAGGAAAGCAGTTGAGCTGCTGATACTGCTGACTGGATGAGGTTGTTCGAGTTGGTGTACCGGCACGGCCCAATCAATGTACAGAATGATGCAAAATTCCGCTCTTACCTCCAGGAGACAAGGCCCCAACCGCTCAGTTAGTGATAGCTGTGGTACACGCTAGT
The window above is part of the Colletotrichum lupini chromosome 9, complete sequence genome. Proteins encoded here:
- a CDS encoding NmrA-like family protein → MTTYLITQATGQQSRSVISHLLQAGAKIHAMVRDLQKVHPSLQHPSITLFQGESKNLEDVLQAAQGCKGAFLNTVPYPGLEALQAKTIVEACQKAGIETVVAATTHGTGNRAFWDDDIIKELQLHQYFSSKAEVEEIVRAGGFTSYTILRPAVLHFDFFVPGAYGNFPRLPTHGEIDDVLLNGARVPYTDANDVGKYAAAALQDPTKFNGQEINMGNELLTMEEVRDILVKVSGRKVGVTKRTPEELEKLGISVFGQKFHQMSNVKDLGWGIESSKDVGEMFGMPLGSIEEALQRDKALLLECLPEN